CTCTCACTAAAATGGTATAAACACCACCACTTAAATTTTCAAACATTGGTGAGTCTTGGAAATCTCTTACGATAAGGTTGTTTTCATCTTGTAAAGCAAATTCATAATCACCAATTCCAAGGTTGTTGTTACCATTGTCAATGGTAATTGTATTATTAGCAGAATCATCAATAATAGTAACATCATCTTCAGCAAGCGTTGCGATTATAGATTCGTTAACAATTATTCTTCTAGTTCTTCTACATAAAGTTGTTGTATTTATCGCTGTAACTTCATAAGTACCTCCTTGAGTAATATTTAAAGTTTCACTAGTAGAAGAAGTATCTAAAGTTCCATTTCTTCTCCATTCATAGGTGTAAGTTCCGTCCGGTGTTTCAGCTTCAATGAAAGAAGGATTGTTTAAACAAACTATTTGAGGAGTGGTTACATCAAATTCTGGTAAGGGAAGTACTCTAATAAAGAACTCTCCAAGTCCAGTACAATCATTATTGATTCGGTTAACGATCTTAACAAAAATAGACTGCTGTGTAGTAGCAGGAATATTTGTGTTTCTATAATTAGTAGGATCAGGAATTTGATTGATTACAGCATCTCTATCAGCCGCAGTTTCAAAGAATAAAATATCTAAGTCGTTTCTAATTGCAGGATCAAATAAGTTTCTAATAGCATCAATAGCTGGACTAATATCGAAGTTAGAAATTCCATCTCTATCGTCATTATTAATGTTATCATTTCCATCAGCATCTAAGAAATCATCACATGACATGAATTCTTGATTGTAGGCTACATCTCCTGCGAAAGAAATCGTAATGTCTAATCTAGAAATTCTAAAACATCCTTGATTAGAAATAGTTCTTACCCAAACAGAATCTCCATCAGAAGCTGTATGTGTAATTGGAGTTGTAATTTCAGCTGTATCTGCAATTGCATCTGCTTCAGTTGGATAGTATTTAAAGGTTTCGTTTGTATGATTAGCTGAGATCGAAATTTCAGCCTGAGTTAAATTAATTGAAGTAGAAAGATCACTATCTGTATCACACTGATTAATCACAGCAGGATTATTAGCAATAACAGGTAAAGGATGAACAATTAACTGAAAAGGTTGAAAAGTTGCCGAAGTAGGATCTGAAACCGTAAAACAATTTGTATTCGCTATGTTTTCAATTCTCACATAAATTGTTTGCGAATTGATTGTTGTATTTCTATATGGATTATTTTTATCAATAACATCAGTAGCAGAATCCGTTTGTGCTCCAGTTAAAGTTGTATGATAAGATACATTGTATAGAGTAGGAGATAAGCTTCCTAAAACTTCCGCATCTTTAGTTGATAGCATAAAATTATTAAAGAATCCATCAGTATCACCCCCATTAGCAACATCATCACATTCTTCGTAATTCGTTGGTTGACTTGGAGCTGGTAATGCTGTTATGCTTATTGTAAACTGAGTTGAAGCAAAACACGCTTCAGGCGCATCGATATTATTTACTCTAACAAAAATATCTTGGTTTGATGGAAAAGCAGTTGCGTTTGTATAAGGACTTGTAATTGCATTAGGTACGTTATTATTATCAGCATCAACTTGATTTAAGAAATATAATACTTGAAACTGAGTTGGATCTAACGTTCCTAAAGCAATCGGTGTAATATCGGTATCAAAATCAAACGTATTGAAACCATCTCCATCCGTGTCACAAAAGTTTATATCACTTATAGTATTTACACTTGCTGGTTCAAAAGTTTCAATGTCGAAGGAACCTTCAAGATTGGTAGCATTATTACAATCGTCAATTAAAGTTACGACTAATGAATATGTTCCGTCATCACTAGTACTTAAATTATTTAAAGTAAGTGTCGGTTGGTTAGAAATTACAGTAGAAGTAGTACCATTATCAAAAGTCCATTCATACTGAATATTCGTTCCTGTAATTGGTTCTGGTGAGATTTCAATGGTTTCGCCAAAACAGTATTGTATAGTTTGATTATTTAGAATTTCGTTCGTTGCGGTATCTGTAATTTCAATTGGTAAAAGTAACGAAGAAATAAACGGAGGTAAACCTTGAGCAGTAGATTGTCCGTTTAAGAAAATAGCATCATTAATATATACAACATCATTACCGTCAGCATTAGGATTATCAATAACGTCTAAATAATCACTATTTGGAACAGATGCGTAAATTTTACCATCTGGACCTAATTGAAGAGCTCCTCTAAACCCTTGTTTGGAATTGATTAAAACTCTGGTTGATGGAATATCTGGATTAGTTAAGTCAAATTGATATACAGAATTAGTTCCGTTAAATGTTGAAGCATATAATTTATTGGATTGCTGAGAAAATGCTACTCCGTAAGGAGATTCATTTTGGTTATCTCCAATTAAGGTAATTGGATTAGTAGAAACTACACCTGTTTCATTATTG
This genomic window from Tenacibaculum sp. 190524A05c contains:
- a CDS encoding T9SS type B sorting domain-containing protein; the encoded protein is MKKLFILGVYFISISIFAQKQANIWYFGQNAGIDFSTTPPTALTNGQLNTDEGCSSFSDKDGNLLFYSDGIRIFNKDHNLMTFTDGSLADNLGGNPSSTQSGMIIPRPGSDTLYYLFTVGTNFVPNGVPSNPGFNFYTIDMSRNGGLGEIVDGPVNLAIDPISSLDISTVWSEKVTAVKGKDCDTFWVISFAQGQFYSFKVDASGVDVSGVVVSNVNFNTTDKRGYLQVSPNGEFIAFADYRAGQQNINGTLQLFNFNNETGVVSTNPITLIGDNQNESPYGVAFSQQSNKLYASTFNGTNSVYQFDLTNPDIPSTRVLINSKQGFRGALQLGPDGKIYASVPNSDYLDVIDNPNADGNDVVYINDAIFLNGQSTAQGLPPFISSLLLPIEITDTATNEILNNQTIQYCFGETIEISPEPITGTNIQYEWTFDNGTTSTVISNQPTLTLNNLSTSDDGTYSLVVTLIDDCNNATNLEGSFDIETFEPASVNTISDINFCDTDGDGFNTFDFDTDITPIALGTLDPTQFQVLYFLNQVDADNNNVPNAITSPYTNATAFPSNQDIFVRVNNIDAPEACFASTQFTISITALPAPSQPTNYEECDDVANGGDTDGFFNNFMLSTKDAEVLGSLSPTLYNVSYHTTLTGAQTDSATDVIDKNNPYRNTTINSQTIYVRIENIANTNCFTVSDPTSATFQPFQLIVHPLPVIANNPAVINQCDTDSDLSTSINLTQAEISISANHTNETFKYYPTEADAIADTAEITTPITHTASDGDSVWVRTISNQGCFRISRLDITISFAGDVAYNQEFMSCDDFLDADGNDNINNDDRDGISNFDISPAIDAIRNLFDPAIRNDLDILFFETAADRDAVINQIPDPTNYRNTNIPATTQQSIFVKIVNRINNDCTGLGEFFIRVLPLPEFDVTTPQIVCLNNPSFIEAETPDGTYTYEWRRNGTLDTSSTSETLNITQGGTYEVTAINTTTLCRRTRRIIVNESIIATLAEDDVTIIDDSANNTITIDNGNNNLGIGDYEFALQDENNLIVRDFQDSPMFENLSGGVYTILVRDKNGCGVAQLEVSVLEFPKYFTPNGDGINDLWSVKGASTTFYPQSSIHIFDRFGNPITEIAIDGQGWDGLYNGKTLPSNDYWFSIELTDRNGNQISRKGNFSLLRK